From Aegilops tauschii subsp. strangulata cultivar AL8/78 chromosome 5, Aet v6.0, whole genome shotgun sequence:
ATTTTTGCAAATTGAAAAAACAAGAATAAAAATGAAAACCGAAAAAGGAACAAAAGGAAAAgggaaaaataaaaggaaaaagaaaaataaagaaagccaaaaggaaaataaacagaaaaattTAGAACCTTCCCAAAACTGGTTGGGCTTGAATCGCCTTAATGGCCCAGCCCAGAGAAACTCCAGCTCTGAGGAACCTTCTAGGGAGCGACTTATGCGCTGGGAAATCTTATATGACACACGTTGCGTCAAGCTGTTGAGGCTTCACGGGTCAGGAGCGAGCGGCGCGATCTGGGCCGGCCCGTTCGCGGTTGCCGTAGCTATTAAGGACGGTTGGTTTTCTCtaggttttgggaaccttctagaaggttctcctgatcattttttcttttttgtggCTGGTTTTCTTTTAGGCTTTTTCTCTTTCGTTTTTTCCTTTCTGATTCTTTTTAAAATTTTCATTTTTGTTTTTATCTATTCTTTtgctttcttcttttcttttctttttctatttcCTTTTTCAAAAATTGGAAAATTTAAATAATGTTTAGAATTCAAAATTGTTTGCAAATTTAGAAATATGTTCTcggttttaaaaaatgttcatgttttaaaACAATGTTCACAACTTTCAAGAAATAACCGTGTtttcaaaaatgttcacaaattttgGAAAAATATTCACGTTTTCAATAATGTCtcaaatttttaaaaatgtttgcGTTTTAAAAGTGTTTGTAAAGTTGAAATTTGTCCgattttcaaaaaatattcgtgTTTTAAAAAATGCTCCTAAATTTTAGAAATTGTTCACGTTTTCCAAGATAATGTTTAGAATTTGAAATTTTTTTCTTATTTCTAAAAAAATCACACTTACAGAATaatgtttgcaatttttttaaatGTGCAAAAAATCGACAAAAATGTTCGCAACAATAAAAAATGTTAcaatttttaaaaaaatgtttgtgttgTCGAAAAAACATTCGGTTTTTGAACCATTTTCATATGTTTTTTAAAAGTGTTCGTGCTTTGAAATACATTTTCGAAATTTGAAATATGTACATTTGTAACGAAAACACAGTAGCTACAGTATTGCTACAGTTTGATTTTACTCACCTGCAGCATGTCTGTATGAGATGATAGTTCTTAAATTTGTGCGCTGCTATGTTCGCTGCTATTATGTTCCAGGTCTCGTTTGGTCTATTGGCTATCGTTGCGACAACCACCGCCGCGGTGGTCCAGGGTTCGATTCCGAGCTGCCGTGAATTTTCCTTTTGTGTGTTTTTCACGTGATACGGCAGGAGTGCTCGCCTCAAACGCCCATGGGGCATTAAGCGCAAGTTTGTTCCCTTTTTTTcaatttttgttgttgttttctgATTTCAGTTTTCACTCTTATTTTAGTTGCAAATattctaatatatatatatatatatatatatatatatatatatatatatatatatatatatataataattACTTTGCATAATTTTTCAAAAATTTAGTTAAGTACATATTTTAAAATATAGatgaacggatgaaaaaattaGCAAAacacaccttgctttattagtacaAAAAATAAGGTATAGACTTGCAACCGAAAGCATTTGTTAGTTATCAACCATGACAACCTTCAGGCCCACCATAATAGAACAAATAACTATCCTTTACTCCAAGAGGAATGTCGCCCAACTTGTAGCAGTCTGGCCTATTCATCAAAGGGACCATGATGCTTGGAATAGGATCATGAGCACTAGCATTTGAGTCGAATATCTTCATGTTCTTAAAGTATGCTGCTTTTCTTTCACCTTCCACGGGAAAATGCCCGCTGCCCATTGCCGGCCCTCTGTCATTCCTTGGATAAGTCGCAAACCCAGCAAATAATACTTGGGGTGCAACACCATTCAACTCCGGGCAAAGATCTTTAGGAAAATGCCCTAGGAAAGAAGGCCTCTCTAGGTCGTCCTGGTATAATACCCAGTTTCCTGTATTAGGGTCCTATAATTTCAATACAAAAGATAAACAAAATCAATTACTAGCAAATGGCTTACACATATGCATGGGTCAATCCTTGGGTTTTCAAATTAAGATTCATGTCGCAACGGAGGATTAGTCACCGCATCCACCTTATGTTGACAATTTGAAATACTTTTGGTACAAAGATAGCGGTTAACATGGTAATGGTGAAGATGATAGAGACTGTCCTAGAATAAATACACTACAGATATGGGTACATCCTAAAATCGTCCATTATGCTCAAAGACCATAAAGTATGTAGCTTTTCTATATATTCTTACGTCTTACATACCTCAATGGAAGTTAAAGGTAGGGTCTCCCTTTCAACCCATTGCAAATAGAAAATCCTAAAGATCCAGATGCAATGTGTAATTTTAATTTGCATTACATTGCTAATTGAACCACAAATATATATTGATCCTACTAACATATATAATGGGGGTAGGATCATGCTATTTTTATTCATATGTGATATTAATATGTGCCTAGCTTGAACTGGATTTTTCATTCCTTTCTCTTGCAAAATTTATACATTATTTTGATATTTCCATGGTTTCCTCAAGATTATAAGGCATGATTGATAATAGCAAACTTCTTAATTATATCAAAACTTTTTGAAACCAATTTGAGGCATACCGTGTGTAGGCTAATTGTGATGTGGTGATCTTCTCCATCATATGTTGAGGGAGGACCAACTGCTTGACCCGGAACAAGTGCAGCTCCTTTAGCAGGAATGAATCCGCTGCATTTTAGGTTATAGCATCCTGTTGATCTATATCCATCCCTCTAAGTAATGGTAAAAACAAAGAGGTTGTTATGAGTTTTAGTGtccttgattttttttaaaagacTTGCACAATGAAAACAAAATGGTTTGCACTTACAGTCCAAAACGTAAAGAAGCGAACATCACTGTTGTTATACAGGTCAGGAAAAACCTGAGTGAAAAAACAAAATCAGAAAACTGGACATTTCGTAGCAGCATGTACATTTATGTGGTTAGTTCGTTTTAGATTTTACATGAAACCCGGCTTCAACTTGGCTTAACAACATGGGTCCAAATTTTCCACCAACAGATATGGATGCTCCGGATTCTTGAGAATGTTTTTGATTCGGGTGAGCCCAGACACCTATTTTAGCTCGGAGACCATAGTATTTTCCTGGTTGTGTCCTCCACACAGCTACCTGGCAATAAAAAACGTTTAAGTATACTTGATAATTCAAATATGGATGAATATCTTATCCCTTCTAGGTAACTAAAGGTTTTGTCCCTCCTGTCTGATTGGAGTGCACAAATAGGAAAACAAATTACTCCTTCCATTGGAATAGCATATGTTCCTCCATCCTTAAATTGTGGTGACTTACCCCAGCAACAATgttatcttggtcttctccagaAGGAAATCTGTCCCTCCTAGACAAGTCAAAATGGTGTGGCTCTGCAAGAGTTGCGTGCTGCAAAAATAATGTTGTTACTGTTGAGATAATTTACAAAAGTTCACAATAATATTTTCACACGAAATCACAAAATTATGTGATAACATGCTTTGAGCATCATATATAAGTTTGTGGCAATTATGATAAATTTTAAAATGTGTAGTTAATTAGGTTTTTGTGACGCACACATTTAGTGTCCATAGATGGTTAGAACAAGAGCCACACATTCCtgttgcacacacacacacagagagagagagagagagagagagagagaggggaggggagagggagagagggagagggagagagagagagagggttgggagagagagagagagttgggAGCTAGAAGTCCCATTATTTTATCCCGTTGAATGGCTAAAAAGTCACATGTGATGCAATATTTTCCTCAAATTGCACCTTGACTTGGATACAAGGGACCGAAGAGTCGAATCTTTGgctaaaaatattttttttcaaaaagtcTTAAGAATAATATTTTAgagtgttgctcgtacctttatCTCGGTTAGTAGATTGCCATGTGCATCTATCGACATGACTGGACGAACATAGTAGGTTGAATTCAAGAGGTACAGAAAGACAACTATTACCACAAAACCCATCGGGTGTTTGAAACAATCCTTTCTTTTGTAAGAGCTCATGTGTTCTGTTGGGATACATATACATGATCCTCATACATAATTTATAGAGGCGAGGCTACATACTCTTGTCATCATTTAATGTTGGCATCATATCTTCAGATACGCCACAAGGCGTATTCAAGGAAAAAATATCTTCAGCAATAATACATTTATTGCTTTCTATTTATAATGTATATTCTTCAAAGACAGGTGTAAGATTTGGGTTCCTATATTGCCAATACATTAATGCTCCCAATTAATGTACGCAATAAGTATATCGTGATACAGACAATACATTCAATAGTAGATAGACAATTTTGATCTGTCCATTTTAACCACATATTCTATAAATAGTGGTTGTTTTTATTGTGAAATAATAACATTGCTCGCGAAACACTTGTGTATTTGTCCTGTGAAAGCATTTGCTGATGACTAAAATCCCATCGAACTTACTAACATTTTTTTCTCAGATAAAGGAGATTTTCATTCAATCAATATATCGAGATGATACAACCGCACTGAGCGAGCCCGGCCTTTGATACCCACCTTACACACATCCAATACGTTCAACgggaacaaaaagaaaaaaatatcaTTTTACATAAAAATGAAAAGGATGATTGGTAGATCCTGTCTGAATATTAAACCGCCATCCATGAATGGAACAAACCTCCCATATGCTCCAAGTGGGTAGATGACATCATAAATAGGTCTATGTCATCCGACCTCTACGGGATAAACCAAGTACAAAGCCATCATGTACATGCATGAATAATCTGCACATGAGATGGCTATAAAAGATGGTGGGTACCCACCTCCCTGGGCGCCTCGCGGGCGGA
This genomic window contains:
- the LOC109762369 gene encoding protein neprosin-like, which codes for MGFVVIVVFLYLLNSTYYVRPVMSIDAHGNLLTEIKHATLAEPHHFDLSRRDRFPSGEDQDNIVAGVAVWRTQPGKYYGLRAKIGVWAHPNQKHSQESGASISVGGKFGPMLLSQVEAGFHVFPDLYNNSDVRFFTFWTRDGYRSTGCYNLKCSGFIPAKGAALVPGQAVGPPSTYDGEDHHITISLHTDPNTGNWVLYQDDLERPSFLGHFPKDLCPELNGVAPQVLFAGFATYPRNDRGPAMGSGHFPVEGERKAAYFKNMKIFDSNASAHDPIPSIMVPLMNRPDCYKLGDIPLGVKDSYLFYYGGPEGCHG